The following coding sequences lie in one Longimicrobium sp. genomic window:
- a CDS encoding cation:proton antiporter — translation MTGALWFVVVGVLLVAIALSRSVLIRLPLSTAMLYLAAGFFLGPHGVGLLRVDIYTQSAMWERITEVAVLISLFGAGLKLRAPLTDGSWLTPLRLATVSMTVTVGLVTLVGVFGMGLPVGAAVLLGAILAPTDPVLASDVQVTHPTDRDRLRFGLTGEAGLNDGTAFPFVMLGLGLLGLHEIGEMGWRWFAVDLLWAVAAGLGVGALLGTLVGRLVIYLRQVHREAVGLDDFLALGLIALSYGVALLVLGYGFLAVFAAGLALRRIERQSTGGEAPPEDVALAGSAAEADEVATDPDKAPAYMAQAALGFVEQLERIGVVAVVLLLGGMISWNFLPGVALWFIPLLFLVIRPVSVYVGLLGSSTTHVQRGMIAWFGIRGIGSVYYLTYAMQHGLPEEFSRAVAALVLATVAVSAVVHGMSVTPLMGLYTRGREKEEGESGSSASGQPKRELSS, via the coding sequence ATGACTGGGGCCCTCTGGTTCGTGGTGGTGGGTGTTCTGCTGGTGGCCATCGCGCTGTCCCGCTCGGTGCTCATCCGCCTGCCGCTTTCCACGGCCATGCTGTACCTGGCGGCCGGGTTCTTTCTCGGACCGCACGGCGTGGGGCTCCTGCGGGTGGACATCTACACGCAGTCCGCCATGTGGGAGCGCATCACCGAGGTGGCCGTGCTCATCTCGCTCTTCGGGGCCGGGCTCAAGCTGCGCGCGCCCCTGACCGACGGGAGCTGGTTGACTCCCCTGCGCCTCGCCACCGTATCGATGACCGTGACGGTGGGGCTGGTGACGCTCGTCGGCGTGTTCGGGATGGGGCTTCCCGTCGGCGCGGCGGTCCTGCTGGGGGCGATCCTGGCGCCCACCGACCCCGTGCTCGCTTCCGACGTGCAGGTCACGCACCCGACGGACCGCGACCGCCTGCGCTTTGGCCTGACGGGCGAGGCCGGGCTGAACGACGGGACGGCGTTTCCGTTCGTGATGCTGGGACTGGGGCTGCTGGGGCTTCACGAGATCGGCGAGATGGGGTGGCGCTGGTTCGCGGTAGACCTGCTCTGGGCCGTGGCGGCGGGGCTGGGCGTGGGTGCCCTGCTGGGAACGCTGGTGGGACGCCTGGTCATCTACCTTCGCCAGGTTCATCGCGAGGCGGTGGGGCTGGACGACTTCCTGGCGCTGGGCTTGATCGCGCTGTCCTACGGCGTGGCCCTGCTGGTCCTGGGCTACGGGTTTCTCGCGGTGTTCGCGGCGGGTCTGGCGTTGCGGCGGATCGAGCGGCAGTCCACGGGCGGTGAGGCGCCGCCCGAAGACGTGGCGCTCGCCGGCTCCGCGGCCGAGGCCGACGAGGTGGCCACCGACCCGGACAAGGCGCCCGCGTACATGGCCCAGGCGGCGCTGGGATTCGTGGAGCAGCTGGAGCGGATCGGCGTCGTGGCGGTGGTGCTGCTGCTGGGCGGAATGATCTCGTGGAACTTCCTTCCTGGTGTGGCCCTGTGGTTCATCCCCCTGCTGTTCCTGGTGATCCGCCCCGTGTCGGTGTACGTGGGGCTGCTGGGCTCCAGCACCACGCACGTACAGCGCGGGATGATCGCGTGGTTCGGCATCCGGGGCATTGGCTCCGTGTACTACCTGACGTATGCCATGCAGCACGGGCTGCCGGAGGAGTTCAGCCGCGCGGTGGCCGCGCTGGTGCTGGCCACCGTCGCCGTGTCGGCGGTGGTCCACGGGATGTCCGTCACGCCGCTGATGGGGCTGTACACTCGCGGGCGGGAAAAGGAGGAGGGCGAGTCTGGGTCGAGCGCATCAGGCCAGCCGAAGCGCGAGCTGTCATCCTGA
- a CDS encoding Panacea domain-containing protein, giving the protein MRRRYREEKATQAAARLLQLRGGRMSYMKLIKLLYLTEREALVRFGAPLTSDSYVSMPYGPVLSATLNRINEPEMYEDGYWDKYIGPKRNYEVALKNPGAAVPNDQLSPAEETLIDEIFRRYGHMDRWELVKFTHTLPEWTDPEGSSLPISPDEILLSEGYSTEDVAEMKAEWDHAAYAASLFA; this is encoded by the coding sequence ATGCGTAGACGCTACCGTGAAGAAAAGGCCACCCAGGCCGCTGCTCGGCTGCTCCAGCTCCGTGGAGGCAGGATGAGCTACATGAAGCTCATCAAACTGCTCTACCTGACGGAGCGGGAAGCCCTGGTGCGCTTTGGTGCTCCCCTCACCTCCGATTCCTACGTCTCCATGCCCTATGGACCGGTGCTGAGCGCTACGCTGAACCGGATCAACGAGCCCGAGATGTACGAAGACGGATATTGGGACAAGTACATCGGGCCCAAGCGCAACTACGAGGTAGCGCTGAAGAATCCCGGGGCTGCCGTTCCGAACGACCAGCTCTCTCCCGCCGAAGAAACCCTGATCGACGAAATCTTCCGGCGCTATGGACACATGGACAGGTGGGAGTTGGTGAAGTTTACGCACACCCTGCCAGAGTGGACTGATCCCGAGGGCTCATCCTTGCCCATCAGTCCCGACGAAATCCTGTTGAGCGAGGGTTACTCCACCGAAGATGTCGCGGAGATGAAGGCGGAGTGGGACCATGCCGCGTATGCCGCATCCCTGTTTGCCTGA